AAGTAGCGGCCTTCATAGATGGCGTTGGCGCGGAACATGGGGAAGACGAAATCGCGGACGAATTCCTCGCGCAGATCTTCGATATAGCATTTGCTGGCCCCGGTTTTGCGGGCTTTTTCGGGAATCCCGTCGAGCTCTTCGGCCTGGCCGAGATCGGCGCTGAAGGCGATGACCTCGCAGCCGTATTCCTCGATCAGCCAGCGCAGGATAATGGAAGTGTCGAGTCCACCGGAATAGGCCAGCACGGCCTTTTTGACGGAACCTTTCTTGAACATGATGTCTCCTTCTTATGAAAAATTTGAGCTATTGTTTTTATCGAAATCGAAATCGAAATCGGGGTCGAATAACGTTCGTTGTCGTTGTCGTAATCGTAATCGTAATCGACCCGCGATTACGACAACGACAACCGTTTCGCTACCGCTTCACTGACAACGAGAAAGGCAGTCGTTACAGCTTGATCACGTACGTCTCCGCGATCATATCGTGCAATCCCTGCTTGCGCTCGGTGAACGCCACCATCAGGTAGCCGATGCCGAGAATGATCTTGGAGACGAATTTGCCCGGCACCTCCCGCAGAAAGGCCTTGCCGTAGCCAAGATCCGTCCCGTCGGTGCGCACCACCTTGATGCGCAGGGCCATTTTGCCCGGGGTCTGGCCGCTCGCGCCGGTAAAGACGGTGAAATAGGCCCAGCCGATCATCAGGTTGAACAGCAGCAGAACCAGGACATGAGGCTCTACCTCCCCCCCTGCGGTGCCGACCAGGGTGCTGGTCAACCCCAGAAAGATTCCGCAGACCATCTGGATGGCAGAGAGAATGATTCCGTCGATGAGGGATGCCACCACCCGCAGCCAGAACCCGGCGTAAGTGTCGACGGCCGATCGAAGAGCCAGTGCCATGCCGCACCGGCTGCAGCGTGGAGCATAAGGCTGCACCATCTGACAGGAGGTGCAGGCGACAGTTTGTGGTTCGGTGGTCAGCGTGAAGTTGCCGTCGTTCTTCGCAGGCCGGTCCATCGGAAAAGACTGAGCGCACCGTGGGCAGGTCGCCCGTGTGGCGCCATCGGGTACTGATTCTTCGGGAACTTCCCTGGCAAAGCCGCAGTGGGGGCAGCTGATGTTCATTGCAATTCCTGTTA
This portion of the Syntrophotaleaceae bacterium genome encodes:
- a CDS encoding RDD family protein — encoded protein: MNISCPHCGFAREVPEESVPDGATRATCPRCAQSFPMDRPAKNDGNFTLTTEPQTVACTSCQMVQPYAPRCSRCGMALALRSAVDTYAGFWLRVVASLIDGIILSAIQMVCGIFLGLTSTLVGTAGGEVEPHVLVLLLFNLMIGWAYFTVFTGASGQTPGKMALRIKVVRTDGTDLGYGKAFLREVPGKFVSKIILGIGYLMVAFTERKQGLHDMIAETYVIKL